A genomic region of Eucalyptus grandis isolate ANBG69807.140 chromosome 5, ASM1654582v1, whole genome shotgun sequence contains the following coding sequences:
- the LOC120293406 gene encoding thaumatin-like protein 1, with amino-acid sequence MDARASIYLLLPFLVLLARGAGAATLSFTSKCPYTVWPGTLTGGGGGQLSSTGFELATGATFSINDVPDTWTAGRVWGRTGCATDASGKFVCTTADCGSGQVSCNGAGAIPPATLAEFTLKAPGSGENSIYDVSLVDGFNLPLSITPQGSGSGCTTTSCAANVNSVCPSELAVKGSDGSIVACKSACLALNQPQYCCTGAYNTPATCPPTNYSQIFKDQCPQAYSYAYDDTSSTFNCTGGASYLITFCP; translated from the exons ATGGACGCAAGAGCATCTATTTACCTCCTCCTGCCTTTCCTAGTCCTCCTCGCAA GAGGAGCTGGCGCAGCCACACTCAGCTTCACCAGCAAGTGCCCCTACACAGTCTGGCCCGGGACGCTCACCGGCGGGGGTGGCGGGCAGCTATCCTCAACCGGGTTCGAGCTCGCCACGGGTGCAACCTTCTCAATCAATGATGTCCCGGACACGTGGACAGCCGGCCGGGTGTGGGGCCGAACGGGCTGCGCCACTGATGCCTCCGGCAAATTCGTATGCACCACCGCCGACTGTGGGTCTGGCCAGGTGAGCTGCAATGGTGCAGGGGCGATCCCGCCGGCCACCTTGGCGGAGTTCACTCTCAAGGCACCGGGCTCTGGCGAGAACAGCATCTACGACGTCAGCCTCGTGGACGGCTTCAACCTACCCCTCTCTATAACTCCACAGGGCAGCGGCAGTGGGTGCACCACGACCAGCTGCGCAGCCAACGTCAACTCCGTGTGCCCGTCAGAGCTGGCGGTGAAGGGGTCGGACGGGAGCATCGTGGCGTGCAAGAGCGCGTGCCTGGCGTTAAACCAGCCGCAGTACTGCTGCACAGGGGCGTACAACACGCCGGCAACATGCCCGCCGACGAACTACTCGCAGATTTTCAAGGACCAGTGCCCTCAAGCTTACAGCTACGCTTACGACGACACGAGCAGCACTTTTAATTGCACGGGTGGGGCTAGTTACCTCATCACATTCTGTCCGTGA